Proteins encoded by one window of Actinomycetota bacterium:
- a CDS encoding glycosyltransferase family 4 protein, with product MRLLVITNDFPPNPGGIENYIYSLVRRWPPTDVVVVTRRMPGSEEFDAAQDFEILREPVDTLLPKPNLVRRLIALAADRAIDLVHFPSALPLGLMGQGLGRPYGVSVHGGEFVLASRIPGARSALKAVCARAAVLLPESSFAESLVKKLLGPGVNVARVTCGVDAGRYGSAQPVDLGVGGPVVVSVSRLVPRKGGRTLIRAFPEVLGSHPEAHLLIVGGGPDFERLGKMTDEAGLQRSVTLAGPQPWDLIPSYLAAADIFALPTRTRFLGTETEGLPLVYVEAAAAGLPLIGADVGGVGDAVRPGETGLMVDGSNAGQTAGAILRLLDDPDESRRLGANAREMVLREFSWDSVYAVYRGALEAVRP from the coding sequence ATGCGCCTTCTAGTAATCACCAACGATTTCCCTCCCAACCCCGGCGGGATAGAGAACTACATCTACTCGCTCGTCCGCCGCTGGCCGCCAACCGACGTGGTGGTGGTCACACGCCGGATGCCGGGCTCGGAGGAGTTCGACGCTGCTCAGGATTTCGAGATCCTGCGAGAACCGGTGGACACCCTTCTTCCGAAGCCGAATCTGGTGCGGCGCCTGATCGCTCTCGCGGCCGACCGTGCGATCGACCTCGTCCACTTCCCCTCCGCCCTCCCGCTCGGCCTGATGGGGCAGGGCCTGGGGCGGCCCTACGGAGTAAGCGTGCACGGGGGAGAGTTCGTCCTGGCCTCCCGCATCCCGGGCGCCCGGAGCGCCCTGAAGGCGGTCTGCGCGAGGGCAGCGGTCCTGCTTCCCGAGTCGTCGTTCGCCGAGTCTCTGGTGAAAAAGCTCCTGGGTCCCGGCGTCAACGTGGCCCGGGTGACCTGCGGCGTGGATGCCGGCCGCTACGGCTCCGCGCAACCGGTCGACCTGGGCGTCGGCGGGCCGGTCGTCGTGTCGGTGAGCCGCCTGGTTCCGCGAAAGGGGGGCCGAACCCTTATCCGTGCGTTCCCAGAGGTGCTCGGGTCGCACCCCGAGGCGCACCTGCTCATCGTAGGAGGAGGGCCGGACTTCGAGCGCCTTGGGAAGATGACCGATGAAGCCGGTCTGCAGCGGTCGGTGACGCTCGCCGGGCCCCAGCCCTGGGATCTGATCCCCTCCTACCTGGCAGCGGCGGACATCTTTGCCCTCCCAACGAGGACGCGCTTTCTGGGTACCGAGACCGAGGGCCTGCCGTTGGTATACGTCGAGGCCGCCGCCGCCGGCCTGCCCCTGATCGGCGCCGACGTCGGGGGCGTCGGGGACGCGGTTCGTCCGGGGGAGACCGGACTGATGGTCGACGGGTCGAATGCCGGTCAGACCGCCGGGGCGATCCTCCGGCTGCTCGACGACCCCGACGAGTCCCGCCGGCTGGGCGCAAACGCCAGGGAGATGGTCTTGCGGGAGTTCAGCTGGGACTCGGTTTACGCCGTCTACCGCGGGGCGCTGGAGGCCGTCCGGCCCTAG
- a CDS encoding aquaporin → MKRYIAEFIATFFLVFVGTAAIVADTQETVTRLQSTIGTLGIALAFGLALAVAIAAVGRISGGHANPAVSIAFYIAKRLSLKDLGGYIAAQVLGGLVAALVVKQIFPAEIVESVGSGATALGEGISLLQGGLIEVMLTFFLVFVIWGVAVDPKGPKIIAPLAIGLTVAFDVIVGASSTGAAMNPARWFGPALTGGSLDGNWPVWVLGPIVGALIASTAYELFFLDTEESEITLEDLEDLEPRAPEFLPPTPEESAAEDAAAETAAVEAAGDAESSDSPA, encoded by the coding sequence TTGAAGAGGTACATCGCCGAGTTCATCGCTACTTTCTTTCTTGTCTTCGTCGGGACGGCTGCGATCGTAGCCGATACGCAGGAAACGGTAACCAGGCTTCAAAGCACCATCGGGACCCTGGGCATCGCCCTGGCCTTCGGCCTTGCGCTGGCTGTCGCGATCGCCGCCGTCGGAAGGATATCGGGCGGTCACGCCAACCCGGCGGTCAGCATTGCGTTCTACATCGCCAAGCGGCTCTCCCTGAAGGACCTGGGCGGGTACATAGCGGCGCAGGTTCTGGGCGGGCTTGTGGCTGCCCTGGTCGTAAAGCAGATTTTTCCGGCCGAGATCGTCGAGTCGGTAGGTTCCGGCGCCACCGCCCTCGGTGAGGGCATCTCGCTGCTGCAGGGCGGCCTCATCGAGGTGATGCTCACCTTCTTCCTGGTGTTCGTCATCTGGGGAGTTGCCGTCGACCCCAAAGGGCCCAAGATCATCGCTCCGCTGGCAATCGGCCTCACGGTCGCCTTCGACGTCATCGTCGGTGCGTCATCCACGGGAGCGGCTATGAACCCCGCCCGCTGGTTCGGCCCGGCCCTGACCGGGGGCTCTCTGGACGGCAACTGGCCGGTGTGGGTCCTAGGTCCCATCGTGGGAGCATTGATCGCCTCCACCGCCTACGAGCTGTTCTTCTTGGACACCGAGGAGAGTGAGATCACTCTCGAGGATCTGGAGGACCTGGAGCCCCGGGCCCCCGAGTTCCTGCCACCAACACCGGAGGAGTCGGCCGCGGAGGACGCAGCAGCGGAAACGGCAGCGGTGGAAGCTGCCGGCGACGCGGAGAGCTCGGACAGCCCGGCATAA
- a CDS encoding GNAT family N-acetyltransferase encodes MSLPSPRIIDLEGGATVAIRPGKPSDARGWIDLLVQVSQQDRYILLESVNTTRRELSRIFRFGAWCDQTAAVVAVEGSTVVGQLTTTRNRNIYAHTAEIGMSVQSAYRGKGVGAGLIEGAKDWSRVFGVEKLVLNVVPENLRAIRFYEKMGFVPEGHRLKHAKLSYGYEDLIEMSLWVDV; translated from the coding sequence ATGTCCCTTCCGAGCCCGAGGATCATCGACCTCGAGGGTGGCGCCACCGTGGCCATCCGCCCCGGGAAGCCCTCCGATGCCCGAGGATGGATCGACCTGCTGGTCCAGGTTTCCCAGCAGGATCGCTACATCCTGCTCGAGTCGGTCAACACCACCCGGCGGGAGCTTTCCCGGATATTCCGGTTCGGTGCCTGGTGCGATCAGACGGCCGCGGTGGTGGCGGTCGAAGGCTCGACGGTGGTCGGTCAGCTGACCACCACCCGCAACCGCAACATCTACGCCCACACCGCCGAGATCGGCATGTCCGTGCAGTCGGCCTACCGGGGCAAGGGCGTGGGCGCCGGCCTGATCGAGGGCGCCAAGGACTGGTCCAGGGTCTTCGGCGTGGAGAAGCTCGTCCTGAACGTCGTCCCCGAGAACCTCCGGGCCATCCGCTTCTACGAGAAGATGGGATTTGTGCCCGAAGGACACCGCCTCAAGCACGCAAAGTTGTCGTACGGCTACGAAGATTTAATCGAGATGAGCCTGTGGGTGGATGTATAA